A single Spirochaetaceae bacterium DNA region contains:
- a CDS encoding HIT domain-containing protein, which produces MNNCTVCTICRIVAGELPSAPVLETREVAAFMDLRQPQPGHVLVVPRTHHARLAELPANLACAMTQAALRVTAAIYRALKPAGINLTLADGRAAGQEIMHVHLHIRPRAPGDGILTVRPCAPSGQPELATLATRIRTALAE; this is translated from the coding sequence ATGAATAACTGTACCGTTTGTACAATCTGCAGGATCGTCGCCGGCGAGCTGCCTTCGGCACCGGTCCTGGAGACCCGGGAGGTGGCCGCATTCATGGACCTGCGCCAGCCGCAGCCGGGCCACGTGCTGGTGGTGCCGCGCACCCACCACGCGCGCCTCGCCGAGTTGCCGGCGAACTTGGCGTGCGCCATGACGCAAGCCGCGCTGCGGGTGACCGCCGCCATCTACCGGGCGCTGAAGCCGGCAGGCATCAACCTCACGCTCGCCGACGGCCGCGCCGCCGGCCAGGAAATCATGCACGTGCACCTGCACATCCGCCCCCGCGCCCCCGGAGACGGCATCCTCACCGTCCGCCCCTGCGCCCCGTCCGGCCAACCCGAACTGGCCACTCTCGCTACCCGCATCCGCACCGCTCTTGCGGAGTGA
- a CDS encoding AAA family ATPase, with the protein MKLLHYLEIQNFKRFGDSERIELDHPAVLIGPNNCGKTTAIQAIALWSQAVRAWHASKGKAPPRQRTSTSLNRLNIVAVPVQRTRYFWHNAAVRTGNTDIPLRITLGVLHDHRVEPVTMQFRNQGEDLVYCTPDESTLARPELVATAAALNVELLYPMSGLETEEPILQRGRIDVLLGQGQTAQVLRNLCLLVHQGNPDDWKRIAEWMERLFNVTFSDPKETSRGSIDLFYRQDSVREPLDIAVAGRGLQQMLLLFAYLYSHRRSVILIDEPDAHLEILRQKQVYVLLRELAAENESQVILVTHSEVILDEALDHNLTLLLAGRADDVAAKASIRNALKHYGAEHYIRARERGYVLYVEGGTDIEILRALANRIGHAAASGWDERINSFYVADNYPDTSLDSDLARVEGGFGVTPQRHFHALRGMVPGLIGLAILDNDGRARQDSTEGGLTIRYWQRYECENYVVTPETLAAFARDYYRETPLFGGFQTEIEETLDAAILERVFSDREQDFALWQAADDATRRLLWEARTERLKLSSFAEEFFRRLAQRLGHAMLLRKGELHRLVEFLPVERIPEEVAGKLDLVADLFAGARSGETETG; encoded by the coding sequence TTGAAGCTGCTTCATTACCTGGAAATCCAGAACTTCAAGCGGTTCGGCGACAGCGAGCGCATCGAGCTGGATCACCCTGCGGTGCTGATCGGACCCAACAACTGCGGCAAGACCACGGCCATACAAGCGATCGCCCTGTGGTCGCAGGCGGTGCGGGCGTGGCACGCAAGCAAGGGCAAGGCGCCTCCGCGGCAGCGCACCTCCACCTCGTTGAACCGCCTCAACATCGTCGCCGTGCCGGTGCAGCGTACGCGCTACTTCTGGCACAACGCGGCGGTGCGCACCGGCAACACGGACATCCCGTTGCGGATCACGCTCGGCGTCCTGCACGACCACAGGGTCGAGCCGGTGACGATGCAATTTCGCAACCAGGGCGAGGACCTGGTGTACTGCACCCCCGACGAATCGACTTTGGCGCGGCCGGAGCTGGTCGCCACCGCCGCCGCGCTCAACGTCGAATTGCTGTACCCGATGTCGGGCCTGGAAACCGAGGAGCCGATTCTGCAGCGCGGGCGGATCGACGTGCTGCTCGGCCAGGGGCAGACGGCGCAGGTGCTGCGCAACCTGTGTCTGCTTGTACACCAGGGGAACCCGGATGACTGGAAGCGGATCGCCGAATGGATGGAGCGCCTGTTCAACGTCACGTTCAGCGACCCGAAAGAGACCTCTCGGGGAAGCATCGACCTGTTCTATCGGCAGGACTCGGTCAGAGAACCGCTCGACATCGCCGTGGCGGGGCGTGGCCTGCAGCAGATGCTGCTGTTGTTCGCGTATCTCTACTCGCATCGCCGCAGCGTCATCCTGATCGACGAACCGGACGCCCACCTGGAGATCCTGCGGCAGAAACAGGTGTACGTCCTGTTGCGCGAACTTGCCGCCGAGAACGAGTCGCAAGTGATTCTCGTCACCCACTCGGAAGTAATCCTCGACGAGGCGCTCGACCACAACCTCACCCTCCTCCTTGCCGGGCGAGCCGACGACGTGGCGGCAAAGGCCTCGATCAGAAATGCTCTCAAGCACTACGGCGCGGAGCACTACATCCGCGCCCGCGAACGGGGCTACGTGCTGTATGTCGAAGGTGGGACAGACATCGAGATCCTCCGGGCGCTGGCCAACCGGATCGGCCACGCCGCCGCGTCCGGGTGGGATGAACGGATCAACTCGTTCTACGTGGCGGACAACTATCCGGACACCAGCCTGGACTCCGATCTGGCCCGCGTCGAGGGAGGCTTCGGCGTCACACCGCAACGGCATTTTCACGCACTGCGCGGCATGGTGCCGGGGCTGATCGGACTGGCGATCCTGGACAACGATGGCAGGGCGCGCCAGGACTCCACCGAAGGCGGACTCACCATCCGTTACTGGCAGCGGTACGAGTGCGAAAACTACGTCGTTACGCCCGAGACGCTGGCCGCGTTCGCCAGGGACTACTATCGGGAGACCCCGTTGTTCGGTGGATTCCAGACCGAGATCGAAGAGACCCTGGACGCCGCGATCCTGGAACGCGTCTTTTCTGACCGCGAACAGGACTTCGCACTCTGGCAGGCGGCGGACGACGCTACCCGTCGGCTGTTGTGGGAGGCACGCACCGAGCGCCTCAAGCTCAGCTCGTTCGCCGAGGAATTCTTTCGCCGTCTCGCGCAGCGGCTCGGACACGCCATGCTGCTGCGCAAGGGCGAACTCCATCGGCTCGTGGAATTTCTTCCCGTAGAGCGCATTCCCGAGGAGGTCGCCGGCAAGCTGGACCTGGTCGCCGACCTGTTCGCGGGCGCCCGCTCCGGAGAAACCGAGACCGGATAG
- a CDS encoding phytanoyl-CoA dioxygenase family protein yields the protein MPITAAKEREQLIRDGFCVFEQVLDVDTVAGLNEMSEWTLAQVDPSHFSENRARGSIIPYWTYPHPAFAELLAHPAALAAFTRLGFDRPRVWSGFVISKPPHSPPLHWHQDGLLWDHPISYTDQPQQYFLMYYLVDTSRDNGCLRLVPGSHLKRHPLHDQDPRATGEHDVIRDVALDHPAFQPAEGEVDVPVRAGDVVIGDARLLHSAHGNGSDRRRTVLTIWYWPAYDDLPGAVKALITDHVAESPEWCDWVRQTRSITGPLIPAYDGAAKAPPLRTAPGPALR from the coding sequence ATGCCGATTACCGCGGCCAAAGAGCGCGAGCAGTTGATCCGGGATGGGTTCTGCGTGTTCGAGCAGGTGCTCGATGTCGACACGGTGGCGGGGCTCAACGAGATGAGCGAGTGGACGCTCGCCCAGGTGGATCCCTCCCACTTCTCCGAGAACCGGGCGCGCGGCAGCATCATCCCGTACTGGACCTACCCGCATCCGGCGTTCGCCGAGCTGCTGGCGCATCCGGCCGCGCTGGCGGCGTTCACCCGGCTCGGGTTCGACCGGCCCCGGGTGTGGAGCGGGTTCGTGATCAGCAAGCCGCCGCACAGCCCGCCGCTGCACTGGCACCAGGACGGACTGCTGTGGGACCACCCGATCAGCTATACCGATCAACCGCAGCAATACTTCCTGATGTACTACCTGGTCGACACCAGCCGCGACAACGGCTGCCTGCGGCTCGTTCCCGGCTCGCATCTCAAGCGCCATCCCCTGCACGACCAGGACCCGCGCGCTACCGGGGAGCACGACGTGATACGGGACGTGGCGCTCGATCACCCCGCCTTCCAGCCCGCCGAGGGAGAGGTCGACGTGCCGGTGCGCGCCGGCGACGTGGTGATCGGCGACGCCCGCCTGCTGCACTCGGCGCATGGCAACGGCAGCGACCGGCGGCGCACGGTGCTCACCATCTGGTACTGGCCCGCCTACGACGACCTGCCGGGAGCGGTGAAGGCGCTGATCACGGACCACGTCGCCGAGTCCCCCGAATGGTGCGACTGGGTGCGGCAGACACGTTCGATCACCGGGCCGCTCATCCCGGCCTACGACGGCGCCGCCAAGGCGCCGCCGCTACGCACCGCCCCCGGCCCCGCCCTGCGCTGA
- a CDS encoding nucleoside triphosphate pyrophosphohydrolase family protein — MADAPTFDLYQRRSRRTWSRVVVDHAILYPTLGLTNEAGEVAGKVKKIFRDKGGVIGEEDRAALKSELGDVLWYLAQICTDLDLSLQEVAEENLTKLARRQQAGTLQGEGDNR, encoded by the coding sequence ATGGCCGACGCCCCTACATTCGACCTGTACCAACGCCGGTCGCGCCGCACCTGGAGCCGGGTGGTGGTGGATCACGCCATCCTCTACCCCACCCTCGGGCTCACCAACGAGGCGGGCGAGGTGGCGGGCAAGGTGAAGAAGATCTTCCGCGACAAGGGCGGCGTGATCGGCGAGGAGGACCGCGCCGCCCTGAAGAGCGAACTCGGCGACGTGCTATGGTACCTGGCCCAGATCTGCACCGACCTCGACCTGTCGCTGCAGGAGGTGGCGGAGGAGAACCTGACCAAGCTCGCCCGCCGCCAGCAGGCCGGCACCCTGCAAGGCGAAGGCGACAACCGGTAG
- a CDS encoding DUF3368 domain-containing protein: MADTGPLIGLARVDKLVLLRLLYGSVVVPPAVREELGIESGYPGANVLAAALTARWITVHSSQGLVIATELADSLDPGEAEAIALAEERAARFLLIDDAKGRRFARQRGLPVVGVAGVLLAAKTAGILAAVAPVLRDLSSAGYRLSPQLMSGVLSQAGE; encoded by the coding sequence GTGGCCGATACCGGTCCCCTGATCGGCCTCGCAAGAGTCGACAAGCTCGTCCTGCTCCGTCTGCTATACGGAAGCGTGGTAGTTCCGCCCGCCGTTCGCGAGGAACTCGGCATTGAATCCGGCTATCCGGGGGCAAACGTTCTCGCAGCGGCACTCACGGCTCGCTGGATCACCGTGCACTCGTCTCAGGGCTTGGTGATTGCCACGGAACTCGCAGATTCGCTGGATCCGGGCGAGGCGGAAGCGATCGCCCTCGCCGAGGAACGGGCGGCCCGATTTCTCCTGATCGACGATGCAAAGGGCCGAAGATTCGCCCGCCAGCGCGGACTTCCCGTTGTGGGAGTGGCGGGCGTCCTGCTTGCGGCCAAGACTGCCGGGATCCTCGCGGCAGTGGCTCCCGTGCTCAGGGATCTGTCAAGCGCGGGGTATCGGCTGTCGCCTCAGTTGATGAGTGGCGTTCTGAGTCAAGCAGGCGAGTGA
- a CDS encoding type II toxin-antitoxin system prevent-host-death family antitoxin has product MWAQQGATMDSVDVFSVRDLRQRSGDLMREAERGHLSLITKRGRPAILAVPFDERLLELGVHRTLAIRLFEQRHLTLVQAARLAAATAEEFVALLGAAGVPAVDYPPDELVEELNSAR; this is encoded by the coding sequence TTGTGGGCACAACAAGGAGCGACGATGGATTCAGTCGATGTGTTCAGTGTGCGGGACCTGAGGCAGAGGTCCGGTGATCTCATGAGGGAGGCGGAACGTGGGCATCTGTCGCTCATCACGAAGCGTGGTCGCCCGGCCATTCTGGCAGTTCCGTTCGACGAACGCCTGCTTGAGCTCGGTGTCCACCGTACCCTGGCAATCCGCCTGTTCGAGCAGCGCCACCTGACCCTCGTTCAGGCGGCAAGACTTGCGGCAGCGACCGCGGAGGAATTCGTTGCCTTGCTCGGTGCCGCCGGGGTACCGGCCGTCGACTATCCGCCGGATGAATTGGTGGAGGAACTCAACAGCGCACGGTGA
- a CDS encoding ABC transporter substrate-binding protein produces the protein MMRILFRMTFAVALVLVLTATGLWAAGAEEEPAAAADKKYVTDPTTGEVVVAPEYGGTLTYAKNSWPPNTDTLAGGRWASQWVWGVLDKPAVADWGMDRNEYPLNLPWPTLDVLRGSLVERWEQTDDLTIVFHLRDGVRWHDKEPMNGREFAADDIVFNYHRMLGIGSGFTEPSPQLTAQLAPIKVESATAVDNTVVFTLKEPNIGALQGLVDEEAAYMYPPEVIKQHGDATDWKTLVGTGPFQLTDLVEESSATWTRNPDYWGYDEKYPDNRLPYVDEVRALHMPEAATYLSAIRTRKVDTGYRLSSIDQVDGLQRSNPEIQMYTLFNRSNDSWGMNVQEEPFGDIRVRKAMQMALDLETANTTFFKGLAEMTPYGPNRLPGFYVPFEEWPEEVKKVFAYDPEGAEALLDEAGYPRGSDGIRFKTVLSHHYNRNLGYAELAAGFWRDIGVDVEIKIMATGPEIVAARTDRDYKMTSTEAAMLSAYPARFWSGNIHNTANPQDPWYDSAYEALGTAESHAEYQAMVREMDMYGIEQFWHVWGGMAPQIVPVQPWVIGYNGELNLGSGQYWLQYSRMWIDSALKQEMGY, from the coding sequence ATGATGAGAATCTTGTTTCGAATGACCTTCGCGGTTGCGTTGGTCCTGGTGCTGACCGCAACCGGCCTCTGGGCAGCAGGCGCAGAAGAGGAGCCGGCGGCCGCTGCCGACAAGAAGTATGTAACCGACCCCACCACCGGCGAGGTGGTGGTGGCGCCGGAATACGGCGGCACACTGACCTACGCCAAGAATAGCTGGCCACCGAATACTGACACCTTGGCCGGTGGCAGGTGGGCATCCCAATGGGTCTGGGGCGTGCTGGACAAGCCGGCTGTCGCGGACTGGGGAATGGATAGAAACGAATATCCCTTGAATTTGCCCTGGCCAACTCTAGATGTCCTGAGAGGGTCACTGGTTGAACGCTGGGAGCAAACCGACGACCTCACCATTGTCTTCCACCTTCGCGACGGCGTGCGCTGGCATGACAAGGAGCCGATGAACGGGCGAGAATTCGCTGCGGATGACATCGTATTCAACTATCATCGCATGCTGGGTATTGGCAGCGGCTTCACCGAACCAAGCCCGCAGTTGACGGCGCAACTTGCTCCGATCAAGGTCGAATCCGCAACGGCTGTGGACAACACGGTTGTCTTTACGCTGAAGGAGCCGAACATTGGGGCGCTGCAGGGTCTCGTCGACGAAGAAGCCGCCTATATGTATCCCCCCGAGGTCATCAAGCAGCACGGCGACGCTACCGATTGGAAGACCTTGGTCGGCACCGGACCTTTTCAGCTCACTGACCTGGTCGAGGAAAGCTCGGCAACATGGACCAGGAATCCCGACTACTGGGGCTACGACGAAAAATACCCGGACAACCGCTTACCCTATGTTGACGAGGTAAGGGCTCTGCATATGCCGGAAGCGGCGACGTATTTGTCGGCAATACGCACCCGTAAGGTTGATACTGGATATAGGCTAAGTAGTATCGACCAGGTAGATGGTCTGCAGCGGAGCAACCCCGAAATCCAGATGTATACACTGTTCAACCGGTCGAATGATTCGTGGGGCATGAACGTTCAGGAGGAGCCCTTTGGCGACATCAGGGTACGCAAGGCGATGCAGATGGCGCTCGACCTCGAGACCGCCAACACTACCTTCTTCAAGGGTTTGGCAGAAATGACACCGTATGGACCGAACCGGCTGCCGGGGTTTTACGTTCCGTTTGAAGAGTGGCCCGAAGAGGTCAAGAAAGTCTTTGCCTACGACCCGGAAGGTGCGGAGGCGTTGCTGGATGAAGCCGGGTATCCTCGCGGCTCGGATGGTATCAGATTCAAGACCGTGCTGAGCCACCACTATAATCGCAATTTGGGTTATGCGGAATTAGCCGCTGGATTCTGGCGTGACATTGGCGTTGACGTCGAGATCAAGATAATGGCGACCGGCCCCGAAATTGTCGCTGCGAGAACAGACAGGGATTACAAGATGACCTCTACGGAAGCGGCCATGCTCAGCGCCTATCCAGCCCGCTTTTGGTCGGGAAACATACACAACACCGCCAACCCACAAGACCCGTGGTATGACTCCGCGTATGAGGCCCTCGGAACGGCTGAATCCCACGCGGAGTACCAGGCAATGGTTCGAGAGATGGATATGTATGGCATCGAACAATTCTGGCATGTGTGGGGTGGTATGGCCCCACAGATTGTCCCGGTACAACCGTGGGTCATCGGCTATAACGGTGAACTGAACCTGGGAAGCGGTCAATATTGGCTGCAGTACTCCCGCATGTGGATCGACTCGGCGCTGAAGCAAGAAATGGGTTATTAG